TATTTTCAGTACATAAAAGTAGTAGTAAAAACAGTTTCTCATTTAATAGTGCATGTATTATACTGTGTAGTATTAAGCCGTACTTAGaatgtatttaatgttgaaAGTAAATTAACATTATAGAGAAGAATGCTGCAATTTTATGATGTCATCGTGTTAACATAATTATTGCGGTGCACTGTATTtcataaatgtaatgttgtgGAAATGCTGAAGATCATTAGTAGACATATTTGAGTGAACTACATATACCTCAGTAGTGTAGTACATGAATAAATCTCCTTACCACCGTTAATGACTCTGTAAGTTATTTCAAGAAGATTTTGTACTTTGAATCCAGTCTACACTGAATTAACCCCATCTCATTAAGACTTTCTTATCTAGATTAGAttattgttactttttttttatataacagtCATCAACATCTCTCTGACAATCCTATAAATCCTATAACACTGGACATGATAACACTTTCATTATCTATTCGAATAGGCTGTATGAGGGTGCACTGCCTCCATAATGACTGACTGCCTTGGAGCGGTGTGCTAACTCTGGTTTGGCCGGCCTGGGTGTGTCCTTTCCAGTTTGAAACCTGAGCTGCTGTGGCCACAACCAAACTGGCCGCTCTTCAAATACCCACCATCTATCAGTCTGTGTGCATAGACATGCTGTCCGTAGAACTGAATTCATAATTCATGTTGATCTTGTGGATGTGCTCCTGCTTACAGCTTCATTTCAGTCACACTGTATGGTAATCAAAACCAGGAAGAGGAGAGCTACAGCTATAGGGCAGGTTAGATCACATTTCTCTGGTGTATAATCAAGATTATCATCAAGACTTTAGGCGGTAGAGCTATATGTACAGCAAGTGGCCAGTGGTATGTTACTATTGTTGGAGTTGGAGTATTTTCCAAAGCTATAATCACATATAACTAAGACACGATGAGTTAACTTTAgattttattgctttttaatatAGTAGGATGCATCTTTAAGTCAAATAAGCTAAACCCTGAGTATTTCCATGGTCATGAGTGCTGCTGTGGGCATGATGATGAAACCCAATCAGTCATCAAAGCTTCTTTATCTACAAACCACTTGAGGCCGTCTCAAGTTGCCAAGCTACAAGTCACAGAAAGGTCTATGGTGAAATCTGATTGGTGTTTGGCTGATAAGCTGCAGCAACcaatgagagcagagagaaggatGTTGAGGAAGTGAGCAGGTAACAATGTGTTGTATGGTGAGATGGTATAAAGTTATGTTCCCATAAATACACTGCAGGCATGGATGTGTGTGCCGCGTTAATATATGGGAAAATACATCTGAGTTCACAAGTTGACGGTGTGTTTTTGAAGAAAGGTTTTCCTGCTGTGTAGTCTGTGTGTTGAGGAAACATTAACGCTCACCTGAAGGATGTAAATCAAACtgaacaacattaaaataatttaacataaacatgtttgtatgtgcatgtgtgtgtgtatcagggATACCAGAGCCAGTCTACCAATGCTGGCTGACAATGGACCTCTGGCTCTGGAAAAGAGACCCTCTGAAATATAAATGAGGAAATCCACACCGGTTTCCAGGTAACAAAGGGAGAACCGTGACGCCAAATGCAAGTGTGTTTGTTAATATGTGTGCgtacatgcgtgtgtgtgtgttttgtgtgtgcatacaccCGTGCAGGCGCATGCACAAGCAGCCCAGCTTCCTGACTTTACCTGTTCAGATGCTCTGTGGTGACGAAAGCAGCCGTCAGCCCCGTTAGCTTGAcgagacagacacaaactgaccAGGACAAACACCATGAAACAGTGCAGGTCTCGGTGCTGAGCAGGGTCCCTGAGCTACTACTAAAAACTTCATCCATGGAAACTGGTCAGAGTTGGCCCAACTGAGACGAGCTGAAGCTGGAGAGCAGGCGGAGAGTGGatcacagaggcacagagaaGTCTTGACAGGTCCTCCCCTTTGAATTGAGCATCTATTTGTGCAAGAATGAATCCTATGTGGAAGGTTTACAAGAGCAAAGTGCTGAAGACCATTAACCCAGAGTACGAGGAAGACACGGCTGAAGAGGTACAGCACATACACCTTTATCTGTCTTTGTTGTGATTCAAATACATACTGTGTGGAGAAGTATGAGAAACATCGTGTAGCTGTggacactgaagtcagaaagTCAGCAGGTTTCGTTCTGCtggtcattttttattcatcacagGGTCAGATGATCTCGCCAAGCTGCATTGTTTTGTGTGCAAAGGGCACTTAAGGCAGAAGTTAGGCCCACGCAGATACAGAACTTCCTCTTGAGTATTTGGGTAAAGATAATTCTGCAAAATAAATCCCTAACTGATTCAACTGTGCATGCTTATCttgttactgtactgttttcAGAGTGCAGTAGCCTGAGTACCTTCAGCAATTTACACTATTCAACAGGCCATATGAAAAGTTTTCACCAGTCGtgcaaaacaaccaaaaagtTACTCAAATACTCTACTTTAAAGTATAATTTTGAGGTATATTTTGAGGTATCTACTAGTTTCAACTTCAACTTTACATTTCCAAGTGACATTATTGACTTATCTGATGATCTGATGAGTATCTTACCtttcaaattaacatttaaactcataaaaacaacacataaaatacttttttaaattagGCCTGGAAGTCTCAACCATCTTCCCTGTCAGCACATTTGGAAACATGTCTGCTCGATCCTTCTTCTATTATTAGTAATTTGACATATCTAAATACTTGTACTGGTCTTCATGGTCTTGTTGTGGCCCGTGTACTCTCTCTAAGTTTTGGTACCAGTTAAATAGACACAGTCTTGCTTTAACCCAGATCTACAGAGAGCTGAGAAACTCGATCCTGCATGGGAGCTGAGCAAACGGATTAGTTGGCATTCCAGTGACTGACTGGCAGAGGGATGAGACTGATAGCCAGGGGCTCGGTGTTTACTCAGACCAGCCACCTATGTCAGGCCTTCTACAAGGACAACAGGGAATAGTGCGCGACTTTAGAGAGATAGTTTCCATTCAGATAGATGTGACACGGCTGCTACTGCTGCAGTTTGACTCAACATTTTTCCACACGTACTTGTCAAAGGAAGTTTTACCAAGATTTCCATTCATGTCCAAACATAAACTGAAGTAGAAATACCTTAAAACTCAAATGATACATTTCAGacaaaattatttattgtatacaCAGTACATAGCTCAGTCTATTATAATATCCATTGTGTGCACTAGATGGCGCCTGTGCACCTGCAGACACATTTGACAATATGTTGTAAATAAACTATTCTGCTCTCTGCGTCCACGTTATGAtgagtttgtttctgctgtgtctgcaggtCACAGACTTGGAGAATGAAGTGAGTCCAGTGCAGGAGGACGAGGGGCCCAACGCAGTCTCCCAACTGGCCAAGAAAGTAAATTCACCTCTGGAACATTTTATCTTCTAAAAAAGTAAAGATTTACAGGTTTCACACAGGATCAGACCCCCTAATGTCTCACCTTTGACcctgtgtgtgtacagatgcAGGGGGCCGGGGCTAAAAGCTGGAACCGACTATCATCTCTCTTCAACAAAGACGATGAACACCAGCTTCTGGAGGAGACTGAGAGTCCACCGGCCGCTGACCAGTGAGTGGAAATCTCTGTCTTTCATTGACACCTGTTCTCTTTCTTGTCCAGTCTGTGAGTTTCGAGTTGGTAAAATAGATCACTGACACTAGCTTAGCATAgcatgtttatctgtttattcACTTTACACATCAATTCCTGAATTTCCTTTGAGGGCTTAAGGAAAGTTTATCTTTATGATGTTCTCATCAACCAAACATCCAACAGTTATTAACCCAGTTTTAACGCTCCAGTCCTTCATCCTTATTTACAGTTAATTGGCTACAGTGAAGTCAGAGGCATCACTTTAATTATCTCAGTCTAACCCCACTACTTTGAATTCTCAGTCCACTTGCAGTAAAGCCAGAGGAGCCTCCTCGACCCACCAGGCGCACAGGATTCTGGGATAGCTTTGCCACCAATTGGGCTGCCAAGAAGCAGGCAGAggccgctgctgctgcagcgAACGAGGCGACAGCAGGGCAGAGTGAGGAGGGCGCAACAGAGGCTGGAGGCGAGCAGGGCCAGGATGGTCAGCTCACCGAGGGAGAGGAAGCTGAAGCAGGCGAAGGAAGGAGCAACAACACCTTCTCTAAATATGTCTCTCTGGGTGGAGGCAGCGAGGATGCATCGTTCAAGTGGAACTTTGTCACCAGCAAGTTGGCAGAGCTGAAGACCAAGAGCGCGATGAAGACCAACTAGATGAGGGGATCTGGAGAAGATAAACAATACGTGGCCAGTGGGGGTCTGGGGGGAGGTTTGATGGAGGAGTGTGGAGGAAGTTTAGGAGCAGGGTATATTTTAAACAGGACATCCTGCAGCTAAATTGCACAGATATTCTATACGTCCCTTTTTGTTGCCTTCTGAACTATTGCACTTACTCAGCAACTAATAGAAAAGTTTTTAATTCTCAGGACACGATGAGAGAATAGATGAGTGAATAAGGAGGggttaaaatatgaatgatggcataatgtttgcacatttaaagGCACAAAATCACATCTCAAACCAAAATTTGAGAGATTCGTTCTTATATAATATAAGATAACAACAGTGTGACGAGTGAACAGGATGGTTTATTGTTCTGTTGAACCTGGCGTACAGGCTGCACAGTGACGTTTCATTTGTTGGGATATGGTGACATCTGTTTTGCGATTGTATATCTGTTGATCCCGAGTGCTTTTTAAACCTTAAGATCAAGTGTAAATGCCACCTGACTGCAACTTGATCTAATCTGTTGTGCAGCAAAACTGGATTAAGAGATTAAAGGTAGTGATATGTGTGTTAGTTGGGGATTATCTTACTTAACCTGTTCAGAGGGCAGGGGATTGTAGTTACGAGATTTGGCAGAGCAACGAAACTATTACACAACGTGCttacattacaaaatatatttgttttcctCAAACATCAGGGCTGCAGAAGTAtaagaaatgtgtaaaatatgaatgtgtgtgtgtgttgagatgaTGTCAGGTGCACTGACATGACGACTTAACTGATGTGAATTTTCTGATTGTAACTGAATCTGACGTATgaaccaataataataataataactgaaatTCATCTTTCTGTCTGAGGGCGTTTCCATCCGAGACAtagacacagtttaaatgtgCAAGGTGTGAGTTTTCAGCGGCGCTTTAAATCTTATTGTCTCTCTATTTTTCtcttgtatgttttattctgaTGGTTTGTTTTCTGGTTTCACATAATAAAGACTATTGCactaaattatttaacataaatGTGAGTGAGCAAATGTAATTTCCTTTTCCAGACTCCAGAATTTCATTATTGTGAATTTGAACGTTTCCACCAACCATCAAGTTGCAGACGGTCAATCACAGTGTAACAAGGCCACATTTAATCCAAAGTTTAACTTTACTTAACTAATATCTTTCCTCCAAAAAGCTGTTTCATACTTTTAGATGGAATTTCTCTGAAATTAATCCTCCTTAATTGGTTTCATTTTCTGATTATAGCATTGGCTACGCTGGAGCTGATCTGCAGACTATAATAGAGAGAAGTCAGAGTAGTTCCAGTGCAAACCATGTTTTTGTTATtctagtattattattttgttattttagtatTTGGGACCTATAACCCCTTCTCTGCATGGTTCAGTTTTGATCTATCTTTCAATGCAtgaattataattaaataaacaggAAGTACCAGGATGTGATCTGTATCCAGCCTGTGGCTTGCCCAACCAGCAGGGGGCACCCTTTAACATCATATCTGTAAATTActtgtttcctctgttcttgTTTTACTGCTATCCTCTCCATCACATATAgattaaacacatattttagaACAGTGTGAAACCTCTGGTCCCATTCTGCTTTAAAATTTCTCTTTGATCATGTTTCATTCTTCtcttcagtttcctgtttttcaccTGATCGACACCCATTTCCTCCTTTACTCTGCCACGTTTCCTCAGATACAATACTGCTTCCTTTTAATGTAGGGGCCTTTgttgacatttgcatttgaatttaaCAATGCACCCTAATAAAAGGTAAAGattatgtgaaaaaaaatgCACCCAAGGCTTGGGTTTAGCTTTTTTTAGCCTCGCCGTCCTGAAATGTGTTTCCGGTGTCACTCAGATTTCAAGTTGTGATCATTGGTCCCATGAAACTCAGTGAATCTCAGTAGTTTTTTCCCCAGACCTCCACAGCTGACAGCCTCAGTTTGAGTCTGAAAAGATCTTTCCCCTGCTCACAAGTCAGCAATATGCTCAGAGTTTTTGACATATTTATGCAACTCACCCAGTTTCTGTCAGAGACCATTAAATTCAACACACGCTGTTTTTTTAGGAGAGCTTTTGAGAACTGGCGAATGCTGCTGACCAGACGATGCCTGTGTGCAGCTTCGAGGTCCTTCTCGCAGTTTTATGACACCAAGTAAGAGAAGCTCAGTGGAAATGGGGTTTGTAGAGCTTGAaagcaacagaaactgaacagtAATAGTTGGTATTTTGTGCCGTGGCCGACGGCAGTGGAAGCGCAGAGGGACACAAGTGAACTAAAATATGTCTCCGTCttcaggaaacaggaaaattTGAATTAGTAAAACGTCAATAGTTTTACTATAAGTACATAAAAGTATTTTACACAACTACTTCTGGATAGAAAAAATAGCATTAAtctaaaacagacacacatcacaACAACATCATATGTGAATGTTTAGCTAATTAAGTCACTTCACACTAATAACAAAACACTAGACCAGATATTCTCTGACACAGTGGAGCAGAAAGTTAAAGTTGCATCTCTCGTTTCTACAAGACATATTTCTGCTGAGCTACAGAGActtaaaaaagaagaataaactAATTGAAAAACTCTGTAGTGATTCCAGTGCCAATCAGATCCCACTATGGAAATTACATGCTCCACGCAACACACCTCCAGATCCACAGGGTCACCTGAGCCCAGGGATTTGTCACAAGTGTGACTCATGTTAATGtaattgtgtttacatttacagtggAAATAGCTGCCTGCTGTTGATGAGAGTAGTGAGACTGAACgatttattgttgatttaaaACCGTTTgaataatgcagctttaaagatCCTATATTCATGGACAGGATGATTCAGTGAAGCTTCGCCTTTGAACCCTTTGGCGGTGAATGAAGATGGAAACTGGGTAAACGTTGCACGAAGTACTGCTGGTCTTCATTAATAAAGTCAGCAGCCGAATCCTGTTGGGGCTCTCTGAAATCTCAAAAAGGTGCTTAAGGGCCTTTGTACGCCCCccacaggtgttttcacttaATCTACCTGATAAGATCTCATCTCAGGGCTGCGTGAGTGAGTGTGCACACGGTGCCCTGCTTCAACCCTCTGTTACTCTCCTGTTATATTTCATCCCTTGGATTCACTGTCAATgtcactttaatatttttcacATGAAGATCTGAGGATCAAACCACCGACTCTAGTACCTTTAAGAAAACCAGCTCTCTCACAAGCACATGCTCAGACGTTTGCGTTCTTCAAACAGGTgtgtccctccctctgtccctgtGCCCTTTGCCATTTGGTTCACTTTTGGCTCCTAGCGTAGCACAAACATTTCCCCACCCCCTCTCCCACACAAACACGTCACACTGACATggtgctattttttttttcctcttctgttgaACAGCGATGACTAAGCAGCTTCACACCTTGTCTTTGGCTCTGTTCCACACATTATAATTACTTCAGACAAAAGCAGCCcacaaagatgtgtgtgtgatcatggTAATTGTTGCATGAAGCCCACAAtgcttttccttctctctggGGGATTATCTGGACAGGAGATGGTTACAGAAGATAAGTTAATCTTATTTCTGCCTATGATTTTCTTTTGTGGTGGGATCACCTTTGTAATTATGATGATAAATGGCAATTATACACAGGTTAATGGTACAAAGGTGCAGAGCCTCGTGTTAAAAGTAAGTTTAAACAGGCTGAAATATAACAGGAGgattaaaattagattttggtTATCTATAGATCCTTTCTCAATCCTCTTCTTTGTCGACTGTTCTGCtgaagaaatgagagaaaaaacattacATGAGTTCAGCGGGACTATTTTAGCGACACAGTATGGTGACTTTGGGTCAAACTACCATGTGATTATGTTGTAAGTTGATGTTGCATTCCCATCCCCTGTCCCTCTGTGACTCTACTTGGCCATTGCAAGTCATAAATTACGCAGCCAGAGTGACCGGACTGTGCCAGATTTGGAGGAGTCTGCCTTAAAGATTATTCACGGTCACTAAAATCTGAGAACAGAAGTTGGTCAGAGAGAAGATTTACATGTGAAAATCTGGATTGGTGGCTGTAAAAGCAAATATGAAAGGTGATATTTGACTTTCAACCTCAGATACGCATTTCTTACATGAAAGGCCCTCACAGTCAGACATGTCTGGAAGCAGTCAGGTGTTACGACGCTGTGGTGGGCACCTCAACAGACGAGGTGACTCACACACTCCAGCAGCAGTCCCATCTGGAAAAACCAACCTGCAGGAGCAAAGATACAcccacatgcacatacacactgtctGAGGTCGTTTCCAATACTTAACAGCCACACCTGCTCGAGGCAAGGATGTGGAAACTGGTTTGAGGAATGCAAGAGCACAAACATCTCACCTCGAGCAACAAGGATTCAAATCGAAATGCCTACGAAGTTGCAAAGATCTGATTGAGTGACTCTGCTTAGTCCTTTTATAAACAGCACGtcatatttaaaacaatgaatcaTCACAAACAGACTTTCAGCCAAACAGTTGAATGTTCTTActccattaaataaaaataatttcaaccTAAAAACAGTTCTCGTTTCATTTGATATGAAGAACttagtgctgcagcagctggagccaCTTTGTCCCAAAACAACATCGGAGGGTGTTTCCATTAACTTTATTAAATTGTTTGGAGTTAGTGACTGAATTAAAAACTAATCTTTATCGTAGCGACAACTCGCACCTCCATTAAAAGTGGCCTTTTGTGTCACGATTAAGGCGATTTTAAAATCTCTATTGGTTACTGATGTCTCCAGATCAACTTGTTAAATGACCAACCAGCTTTCAGTAGCTGTTCTCAAATCAGCTGAAGGAGCAAGACATCAAAGGTTCACTGATATGTGGACGATAAAGGCAGTAATTGATGGCAATGATGTGACTGCACGTGTTATATGATAAACTTTATCTGTACgtatttaa
This genomic stretch from Anabas testudineus chromosome 16, fAnaTes1.2, whole genome shotgun sequence harbors:
- the LOC113170230 gene encoding uncharacterized protein C1orf232, with translation MNPMWKVYKSKVLKTINPEYEEDTAEEVTDLENEVSPVQEDEGPNAVSQLAKKMQGAGAKSWNRLSSLFNKDDEHQLLEETESPPAADHPLAVKPEEPPRPTRRTGFWDSFATNWAAKKQAEAAAAAANEATAGQSEEGATEAGGEQGQDGQLTEGEEAEAGEGRSNNTFSKYVSLGGGSEDASFKWNFVTSKLAELKTKSAMKTN